The Actinocatenispora sera genome has a window encoding:
- a CDS encoding immune inhibitor A domain-containing protein — MRRLTAGVIAGAAAGLLAVGTIGSAAGAAPSDGHPATKTTSKAEPARAHAEDDLPSPLSDKRRELMQQAAKKQAQGKITPKRVGKSDVVKMGKRADGKNQYVETSSTRTDEIFTVLVSFGDQTDPRTGGTAGPANGQIKQPDRNWNGDSTDDNSTYWVPNFDTQHYKDMFFGKKDSFKDFYEHQSSGKFSVSGDVSGWVTVPYNEARYGNNEIPETDGYWNLVRDSVNAWYAAEKAQGATDEEIAEYLSRFDKWDRYDYDGDGNFDEPDGYLDHIEIVHAGEGEEAGGGPQGADAVWSHRWYAYSTDQGKTGPEGNLLGGTQVGDAPYWVGDYTTEPENGGLGVFCHEFGHDLGLPDEYDTAGGDNGTGFWTLMSAGSWLGKGFDSIGTTPGYMNAWDKYQLGWLDYAVVPYQGAKTKVTLGPAARQGKQPQALVVTLPEQTITNDYNTPASGSYEWWGGAADNLSSSLTRELDLTGASSASISTKAWYDIEEGYDFLLAEVSTDGGTHWTSLNGDGITGSSNNQWTDVSYDLSAYAGQKVLFHWRYATDGGVHYAGAFLDDLALTVDGATAWSDDVESADPAWAADGFTRMTGSTSEQKARFYIAENRQYVDYDDTLRTGPYNFGFGDTKANWVEHFPYQKGLLVWYVNYAYEDNNTSVHPGGGLVLPVDAHPGALFWSDGKAVGNRIQPFDATFGTTKTTALSLHHAGGATMSLPSQKAVKTFDDSNVDRYFDPLNPMGSVKVAGSGTKITVTKQAKNGNLTVQVSFK, encoded by the coding sequence GTGCGGAGACTAACCGCCGGTGTGATCGCCGGCGCCGCAGCGGGGCTGCTCGCCGTCGGCACCATCGGCTCCGCGGCCGGTGCCGCGCCGAGCGACGGCCATCCCGCGACCAAGACGACGAGCAAGGCCGAGCCGGCCCGGGCACACGCCGAGGACGATCTGCCCAGCCCGCTCTCGGACAAGCGCCGCGAGCTGATGCAGCAGGCGGCGAAGAAGCAGGCCCAGGGCAAGATCACGCCGAAGCGGGTCGGCAAGTCCGACGTCGTCAAGATGGGCAAGCGCGCCGACGGCAAGAACCAGTACGTCGAGACCTCGAGCACGCGCACCGACGAGATCTTCACCGTGCTGGTCAGCTTCGGCGACCAGACCGATCCGCGTACCGGTGGCACCGCCGGCCCGGCCAACGGCCAGATCAAGCAGCCGGACCGGAACTGGAACGGCGACTCGACCGACGACAACTCGACGTACTGGGTGCCGAACTTCGACACCCAGCACTACAAGGACATGTTCTTCGGCAAGAAGGACTCGTTCAAGGACTTCTACGAGCACCAGTCCAGCGGCAAGTTCAGCGTCAGCGGTGACGTCTCCGGCTGGGTGACCGTGCCGTACAACGAGGCGCGGTACGGCAACAACGAGATCCCCGAGACCGACGGCTACTGGAACCTGGTCCGGGACTCCGTCAACGCCTGGTACGCGGCGGAGAAGGCCCAGGGCGCGACCGACGAGGAGATCGCCGAGTACCTGTCCCGGTTCGACAAGTGGGACCGGTACGACTACGACGGCGACGGCAACTTCGACGAGCCGGACGGCTACCTCGACCACATCGAGATCGTGCACGCCGGTGAGGGCGAGGAGGCCGGCGGCGGCCCGCAGGGCGCCGACGCGGTCTGGTCGCACCGCTGGTACGCGTACTCCACCGACCAGGGCAAGACCGGCCCGGAGGGCAACCTGCTGGGCGGCACCCAGGTCGGCGACGCGCCGTACTGGGTGGGCGACTACACCACCGAGCCGGAGAACGGCGGCCTCGGCGTGTTCTGCCACGAGTTCGGTCACGACCTCGGCCTGCCGGACGAGTACGACACCGCCGGTGGCGACAACGGCACCGGCTTCTGGACGCTGATGTCGGCCGGTTCCTGGCTGGGCAAGGGCTTCGACTCGATCGGCACCACCCCCGGCTACATGAACGCCTGGGACAAGTACCAGCTGGGCTGGCTCGACTACGCGGTCGTGCCGTACCAGGGTGCGAAGACCAAGGTGACGCTCGGCCCGGCGGCCCGCCAGGGCAAGCAGCCGCAGGCCCTCGTGGTCACGCTGCCGGAGCAGACCATCACCAACGACTACAACACGCCGGCCTCCGGCTCGTACGAGTGGTGGGGCGGCGCCGCGGACAACCTGTCCTCGTCGCTGACGCGTGAGCTCGACCTGACCGGCGCCAGCAGCGCCAGCATCAGCACCAAGGCGTGGTACGACATCGAGGAGGGCTACGACTTCCTGCTCGCCGAGGTGTCCACCGACGGTGGCACGCACTGGACCTCGCTGAACGGCGACGGCATCACCGGTTCGTCGAACAACCAGTGGACCGACGTCAGCTACGACCTGTCCGCCTACGCCGGCCAGAAGGTGCTGTTCCACTGGCGGTACGCCACCGATGGCGGCGTGCACTACGCCGGCGCGTTCCTGGACGACCTGGCGCTGACCGTGGACGGGGCCACCGCGTGGTCCGACGACGTCGAGTCGGCCGACCCGGCCTGGGCCGCGGACGGCTTCACCCGGATGACCGGCAGCACGTCGGAGCAGAAGGCGCGGTTCTACATCGCGGAGAACCGGCAGTACGTCGACTACGACGACACGCTGCGGACCGGCCCGTACAACTTCGGGTTCGGCGACACCAAGGCCAACTGGGTCGAGCACTTCCCGTACCAGAAGGGGCTGCTCGTCTGGTACGTGAACTACGCGTACGAGGACAACAACACCAGTGTCCACCCCGGTGGTGGGCTGGTGCTGCCGGTCGACGCCCACCCGGGCGCGCTGTTCTGGTCCGACGGCAAGGCCGTCGGTAACCGGATCCAGCCGTTCGACGCCACCTTCGGGACGACCAAGACGACGGCGCTGAGCCTGCACCACGCGGGTGGCGCCACCATGTCGTTGCCGTCGCAGAAGGCGGTGAAGACGTTCGACGACAGCAACGTCGACCGCTACTTCGACCCGCTGAACCCGATGGGTTCGGTGAAGGTCGCCGGCAGCGGCACCAAGATCACCGTCACCAAGCAGGCCAAGAACGGCAACCTGACCGTTCAGGTCTCCTTCAAGTAA
- a CDS encoding HAD family hydrolase: MHLVWDWNGTLLDDFALTVEATNAAFATCGDGPFPAEELRRRYRRPIADYYADVLGRAVDADEFARLDRIFHDTYHTRLAECRLAAGAEIAIAGWPGSQSLLSMWFHERLVPFVDALGLSDRFARVDGLRATIGGGAKADHLVRHLAALGVAGTDCTLIGDTVDDAAAAAAVGARCVLVTGGFTDPDRLAEVGVPVATSLPAAVHLAASRYAG, encoded by the coding sequence ATGCATCTGGTGTGGGACTGGAACGGCACGCTGCTCGACGACTTCGCACTGACCGTCGAGGCGACCAACGCGGCGTTCGCGACCTGCGGCGACGGCCCGTTCCCGGCCGAGGAGCTGCGCCGGCGGTACCGGCGGCCGATCGCCGACTACTACGCCGACGTGCTGGGGCGTGCCGTGGACGCGGACGAGTTCGCCCGGCTGGACAGGATCTTCCACGACACGTACCACACCCGGCTGGCCGAGTGCCGGCTCGCTGCGGGGGCCGAGATCGCGATCGCCGGCTGGCCGGGCAGCCAGTCGCTGCTGTCGATGTGGTTCCACGAGCGGCTGGTGCCGTTCGTCGACGCGCTCGGGCTGTCCGACCGGTTCGCCCGGGTCGACGGGCTGCGGGCGACCATCGGCGGCGGCGCCAAGGCCGACCACCTGGTCCGGCATCTCGCGGCGCTGGGCGTCGCCGGTACCGACTGCACCTTGATCGGTGACACGGTGGACGACGCGGCGGCCGCGGCCGCGGTGGGCGCCCGGTGCGTGCTGGTGACCGGCGGCTTCACCGACCCGGACCGGCTCGCCGAGGTCGGCGTACCGGTCGCCACGTCCCTGCCGGCGGCGGTGCACCTCGCCGCGTCCCGGTACGCCGGCTGA
- a CDS encoding glutaredoxin family protein: MDDRLTLLTRQDCHLCAAAREAMARVAATAGVGWREIDVATDEELDREYGDRLPVILLDGREHGYWRVEEQRLLRDLAR, from the coding sequence GTGGACGACCGGTTGACGTTGCTGACCAGGCAGGACTGCCATCTGTGCGCGGCGGCGCGGGAGGCGATGGCGCGGGTGGCGGCCACCGCCGGGGTGGGCTGGCGCGAGATCGACGTGGCGACCGACGAGGAGCTCGACCGCGAGTACGGGGACCGGCTGCCCGTGATCCTGTTGGACGGCAGGGAACACGGGTACTGGCGGGTCGAGGAGCAGCGGTTGCTGCGCGACCTGGCCCGGTGA
- a CDS encoding AMP-binding protein, with the protein MAVSQDIRNIADLVPRAAQARPDHVALRLGDTALTWAALADRVDAVASGLLARALTPGDRLVIALPNGIDWVVGYFAAMRADLVPVPVNPGYTEPELARLLGDCGARILLGTPAVHDATAGVEVPHRFVAGGAHRLARPYEELAESGGAGVAPSRGGEDLAVLLYTSGTSGRPRAAMLSHRALLANGAQMGRLDPAPVGVDDVVLLALPLFHAFGLGPGLHEVARYGATGVLVPRFDAEATLAEIQRYGVTTVLGVPAMFASWVAHGDLAAPLRSVRLAVSGAAPLPPAPRTALQDNGITLHEGYGLTEAAPVVTSSLAAPAAKPGSVGRPLPGIELRLVGADGEPLTEAESEADENASPGTDPGEVVVRGDNLFSGYWPNGADGPDPDGWWHTGDIGYLDADGDLFLIDRVDELIVVSGFNVYPREVEAVLAAHPAVREAAVIGVPHPMTGHAVRGYVVPEPGVAATEEELIAYCHRSLAHFKCPVAVDIVARLPHSATGKVRKADLPHGATPTA; encoded by the coding sequence GTGGCCGTGTCGCAGGACATCCGGAACATCGCCGATCTCGTACCGCGGGCCGCTCAGGCACGGCCCGACCACGTCGCGCTGCGGCTGGGTGACACCGCGCTGACCTGGGCGGCGCTGGCCGACCGGGTCGACGCCGTAGCCAGCGGGCTGCTGGCCCGCGCGCTCACCCCCGGCGACCGCCTCGTCATCGCCCTGCCGAACGGCATCGACTGGGTCGTCGGCTACTTCGCCGCGATGCGTGCCGACCTGGTGCCCGTCCCCGTCAACCCCGGCTACACCGAACCCGAGCTCGCCCGGCTGCTGGGCGACTGCGGCGCCCGGATCCTGCTCGGTACCCCGGCCGTGCACGACGCCACCGCCGGCGTCGAGGTGCCGCACCGGTTCGTCGCCGGCGGCGCGCACCGCCTGGCCCGGCCGTACGAGGAACTGGCCGAGTCCGGCGGCGCGGGCGTCGCGCCGAGCCGCGGCGGCGAGGACCTGGCGGTGCTGCTGTACACCTCGGGGACGTCCGGCCGCCCGCGGGCGGCGATGCTCAGCCACCGCGCGCTGCTCGCGAACGGCGCGCAGATGGGGCGGCTCGACCCGGCTCCGGTCGGCGTGGACGACGTGGTGCTGCTGGCGCTCCCGCTGTTCCACGCGTTCGGACTCGGGCCGGGGCTGCACGAGGTCGCCCGGTACGGCGCGACCGGTGTGCTGGTGCCGCGGTTCGACGCCGAGGCCACGCTGGCCGAGATCCAGCGGTACGGCGTGACGACGGTGCTCGGGGTGCCGGCGATGTTCGCGAGCTGGGTCGCGCACGGCGACCTGGCCGCGCCGCTGCGGTCGGTCCGGCTCGCCGTGTCCGGCGCCGCGCCGCTGCCGCCGGCCCCGCGCACGGCGTTGCAGGACAACGGCATCACCCTGCACGAGGGGTACGGGCTGACCGAGGCGGCGCCGGTGGTCACCAGCAGCCTGGCCGCGCCCGCCGCGAAGCCCGGCTCGGTCGGCCGGCCGCTGCCCGGCATCGAGCTGCGGCTGGTCGGCGCGGACGGCGAGCCGCTGACCGAGGCCGAGTCGGAGGCGGACGAGAACGCCAGCCCCGGTACCGATCCGGGCGAGGTCGTGGTGCGCGGCGACAACCTGTTCTCCGGGTACTGGCCGAACGGCGCCGACGGGCCCGACCCGGACGGCTGGTGGCACACCGGCGACATCGGCTACCTGGACGCCGACGGCGACCTGTTCCTGATCGACCGGGTCGACGAGCTGATCGTGGTGTCCGGCTTCAACGTGTACCCGCGCGAGGTGGAGGCGGTGCTCGCCGCGCACCCGGCGGTACGGGAGGCCGCGGTGATCGGCGTGCCGCACCCGATGACCGGCCACGCGGTGCGCGGGTACGTGGTGCCCGAGCCCGGCGTGGCGGCCACCGAGGAGGAGCTCATCGCGTACTGCCATCGCAGCCTGGCGCACTTCAAGTGTCCGGTCGCGGTGGACATCGTCGCGCGGCTGCCGCACTCGGCCACCGGCAAGGTACGCAAGGCGGACCTGCCGCACGGTGCGACCCCGACGGCGTGA
- a CDS encoding ECF subfamily RNA polymerase sigma factor, BldN family produces the protein MSAASVSAPFDGADPVGRLNALRTLVTDRAETKGSSLAARAGQALRAATRTKPQPRPHTRQHSGDDTPTQSITRVEPATPTPAPEPTRPDQVPESATDVWRLVQRAQAGDTEAFGLIYDRYVDTVFRFIYFRVSTRQLAEDLTSETFLRALRRIGSFTWQGRDLGAWLVTIARNLVADHFKSGRYRLEVSTAEVLDADSPERGPEGSPEAAVVDKLTNQTLLEAVKRLNPEQQECIVLRFLQGFSVAETAQTMGKNEGAIKALQYRAVRSLARLLPEGFTP, from the coding sequence GTGAGCGCGGCCAGCGTGTCCGCGCCGTTCGACGGCGCGGACCCCGTCGGCAGACTGAACGCCTTACGCACCCTCGTCACGGACCGGGCCGAGACCAAGGGCAGTTCCCTCGCGGCCCGCGCCGGTCAGGCGCTACGCGCCGCCACCAGGACCAAGCCGCAACCGCGGCCACACACCCGGCAACACAGCGGCGACGACACGCCGACGCAGTCCATCACCCGGGTCGAACCGGCCACCCCGACACCGGCGCCGGAGCCCACCCGGCCGGACCAGGTGCCCGAGTCGGCCACCGACGTCTGGCGGCTGGTCCAGCGCGCCCAGGCCGGCGACACCGAAGCGTTCGGCCTCATCTACGACCGGTACGTGGACACCGTGTTCCGGTTCATCTACTTCCGGGTGAGCACCCGGCAACTCGCCGAGGACCTCACCTCCGAGACGTTCCTGCGGGCGCTGCGCCGCATCGGCAGCTTCACCTGGCAGGGCCGCGACCTCGGCGCCTGGCTCGTCACCATCGCCCGCAACCTGGTCGCCGACCACTTCAAGTCCGGCCGGTACCGGCTGGAGGTGTCCACCGCCGAGGTGCTCGACGCGGACAGCCCGGAGCGGGGCCCGGAGGGCAGCCCGGAAGCGGCGGTCGTCGACAAGCTCACCAACCAGACACTGCTGGAAGCGGTCAAGCGACTCAACCCGGAACAGCAGGAATGCATCGTGCTGCGGTTCCTGCAGGGGTTCTCGGTGGCCGAAACCGCCCAGACGATGGGCAAGAACGAGGGCGCGATCAAGGCCCTGCAGTACCGAGCGGTGCGATCGCTGGCCCGGCTCCTCCCGGAAGGCTTCACACCCTGA
- a CDS encoding DUF5667 domain-containing protein, with product MKLFLRRRTERFARLVADDLPDHDNAEQQTGHHQARAAHHTRDVDDTLALLVRVGREVSAQASTFERSHRMDPDAKADIRRRLLADAAIHGIGAARADAEPDTDISVRTHGTPRPTRHAVPPNRRPKVRLIVIGGVVAGALGVSGVAAASTSAVPGDALYNVKRSTERAQIALAGSDSNSGQLYLQFARTRSGEAGSVSDDPAQLSRVLGDMDRETRQGVSLLDSTAVHDRSATALDQVDSFTTAQRPVVARLAGRLTGPSHHRAQQSLDLIDQVKQRSGELRRLLLCTTGKSVKQDALGPVPQSCASLPGAKPGPSGTGKGSGRGPGQAPTGASPSGKTSASATPRTSGTPSGSSGPSSSESGSPAPSPSTSDSGNGGLLGTIGKILGGLL from the coding sequence ATGAAACTGTTCCTGCGCCGGCGGACCGAACGCTTCGCGCGACTCGTGGCGGACGACCTGCCCGACCACGACAACGCCGAACAACAGACCGGACACCACCAGGCCCGTGCTGCTCACCATACTCGCGACGTGGACGACACACTCGCACTTCTGGTGCGGGTGGGCCGGGAAGTTTCCGCGCAGGCCAGTACGTTCGAACGCAGCCACCGGATGGATCCGGATGCCAAGGCGGACATCCGTCGCCGATTGCTCGCCGACGCGGCGATCCACGGCATCGGGGCGGCCCGCGCCGACGCCGAGCCGGACACCGACATCAGCGTGCGCACGCACGGCACCCCCCGGCCCACCCGGCACGCCGTGCCACCGAACCGGCGGCCGAAGGTACGGCTGATCGTCATCGGCGGGGTGGTCGCCGGCGCGCTCGGCGTCTCCGGCGTCGCCGCGGCGAGCACGTCCGCGGTGCCGGGCGACGCGCTGTACAACGTGAAGCGGTCCACCGAGCGGGCCCAGATCGCGCTGGCCGGCTCGGACAGCAACTCGGGCCAGCTCTACCTGCAGTTCGCCCGGACCCGGTCGGGCGAGGCCGGCTCGGTCAGCGACGACCCGGCGCAGCTGTCCCGGGTGCTCGGCGACATGGACCGGGAGACCCGGCAGGGCGTCTCGCTGCTGGACTCCACCGCGGTACACGATCGCAGCGCGACCGCGCTCGACCAGGTCGACTCGTTCACCACCGCCCAGCGTCCCGTGGTGGCCCGGCTCGCCGGCCGGCTGACCGGCCCGTCGCACCACCGGGCGCAGCAGTCGCTCGACCTGATCGACCAGGTCAAGCAGCGGTCCGGCGAGCTGCGCCGCCTGCTGCTGTGCACCACCGGCAAGTCGGTCAAGCAGGACGCGCTCGGCCCGGTACCGCAGAGCTGCGCGTCGCTGCCCGGCGCGAAGCCCGGCCCGTCCGGTACCGGGAAGGGGTCCGGCCGAGGCCCCGGCCAGGCGCCGACCGGCGCGAGTCCGAGCGGGAAGACCAGCGCCTCCGCGACGCCACGCACCTCCGGCACACCGTCCGGATCGAGCGGGCCGTCCTCGAGCGAGAGCGGTTCACCGGCGCCGAGCCCCTCGACCAGCGATTCGGGCAATGGCGGCCTTCTCGGGACGATTGGCAAGATCCTCGGCGGTCTGCTCTGA